In Notolabrus celidotus isolate fNotCel1 chromosome 8, fNotCel1.pri, whole genome shotgun sequence, a genomic segment contains:
- the qdpra gene encoding quinoid dihydropteridine reductase a: MAANRVIVYGGRGALGSKCVQHFKSNGWWVASIDMAANEEANENVIVKMSESFTEQAGQVTADVAQLLGEQKVDAILCVAGGWAGGSCSSKDLFKNTDMMWKQSVWTSTISSRLAALHLKPGGLLTLAGAKAAQSGTGGMVGYGMAKAAVHQLCQSLAAKNSGMPSEAAAVAILPVTLDTPMNRKFMPDADFGSWTPLEFIAEMFFNWATGANRPASGSLMQLLTSGGETQAVPAE; encoded by the exons ATGGCTGCAAACAGGGTGATCGTATACGGAGGGAGAGGAGCTCTGGGCTCCAAGTGTGTCCAGCATTTCAAGTCCAATGGCTGG TGGGTTGCCAGCATCGACATGGCTGCAAACGAGGAGGCGAACGAAAACGTGATAGTGAAGATGAGCGAGTCTTTCACGGAGCAGGCCGGACAG GTGACAGCAGATGTGGCTCAGTTGCTGGGGGAACAGAAAGTGGATGCCATCTTGTGTGTGGCAGGAGGATGGGCGGGAGGAAGCTGTAGCTCCAAAG atttatttaaaaacacagatatgaTGTGGAAGCAGAGCGTGTGGACCTCCACTATCTCCAGCCGCCTCGCCGCTCTGCATCTCAAACCAGGAGGGCTGTTGACTTTGGCCGGAGCTAAAGCAGCTCAGTCAGGCACCGGAG gGATGGTGGGATACGGCATGGCCAAAGCTGCAGTCCACCAGCTGTGTCAGAGTCTTGCAGCAAAGAACAGTGGGATGCCATCagaagctgctgctgtggcCATACTACC GGTTACCTTGGATACGCCGATGAACAGGAAGTTCATGCCTGACGCAGATTTCGGCTCCTGGACGCCGCTGGAGTTCATTGCAGA AATGTTCTTTAACTGGGCCACAGGAGCGAACCGGCCAGCTTCAGGTAGCCTGATGCAGCTGCTGACCTCCGGAGGGGAAACCCAGGCTGTGCCAGCTGAgtag